A genomic window from Prunus persica cultivar Lovell chromosome G2, Prunus_persica_NCBIv2, whole genome shotgun sequence includes:
- the LOC109947334 gene encoding uncharacterized protein LOC109947334 — translation MEGKELNDPSSYRRLVGRLIYLSITRPDLAYAVHMLSQFMEKPRQPHLEAAHKVLKYIKQASGQGIFLPSTGSLQLQAFCVVNWARCRDTRRSIKGYYVLLGQAPISWKTKKQTTISRSTAEAEYHSMATTCCEIIWLKNILKDLGVKHPQPNQAVL, via the coding sequence ATGGAAGGAAAGGAGTTGAATGATCCTTCATCATATAGACGGCTCGTGGGCAGGTTAATATACTTGTCAATAACAAGGCCTGACTTGGCTTATGCTGTTCACATGCTAAGTCAATTCATGGAGAAACCTCGGCAACCACATCTTGAGGCTGCACACAAGGTCCTCAAGTACATTAAACAAGCATCTGGACAAGGAATTTTTCTCCCTTCCACGGGTTCATTGCAATTACAAGCATTTTGTGTTGTCAATTGGGCTAGATGTAGAGATACTAGAAGGTCGATAAAGGGGTACTATGTTTTGCTTGGTCAAGCACCTATTTCCTGGAAAactaagaaacaaacaactaTATCTCGTTCTACTGCAGAGGCTGAATACCATTCTATGGCCACCACATGTTGTGAAATCATATGGTTGAAGAATATTCTGAAGGATCTAGGAGTGAAACATCCACAACCAAATCAAGCTGTTTTGTGA